In a genomic window of Coriobacteriia bacterium:
- a CDS encoding YvcK family protein → MNRTNAVVIGGGTGAPASIRTLLDMGCKVSSVVAMVDDGGSTGILRERGGVIPPGDIRKCISAMSANYEGILARAFRHRFDYLDNHSLGNLILTAIADETNSFPDAIRVCEGLIEARGHVYPSTLHDVSLYGLTNDGTELEGQAVISDADCSMRYVSLHPADAQAYPSALRVIREANFIVLGPGSLFTSIIPNLLVPGVIDAIREAHDRENDPACTLFVCSLADMQGETWGMNCYDYVDALLRHGMRGLLDIALIHRNSETSPMASGVFPAITDYSDARKYTKGRRAGKLAHVEASNETVGRVMELGVQPMVRDLVDPVRPTWHDREKLAKAFQEVLAACHSRQR, encoded by the coding sequence ACAAATGCCGTCGTCATAGGTGGTGGCACGGGCGCACCCGCTTCCATCCGCACGCTGCTCGACATGGGCTGCAAGGTCTCCTCGGTCGTCGCCATGGTCGATGATGGTGGCTCGACGGGCATCCTGCGTGAACGTGGCGGTGTGATACCGCCGGGCGATATCCGCAAGTGCATCAGCGCGATGTCGGCCAACTACGAGGGCATACTCGCACGTGCGTTTCGCCATCGCTTTGACTATCTCGACAATCACTCGCTCGGAAACCTCATTCTCACGGCCATCGCAGATGAGACCAATTCCTTCCCTGATGCCATTCGCGTGTGCGAGGGACTCATCGAAGCGCGTGGCCACGTGTATCCCTCAACGCTGCATGATGTGAGCCTTTACGGTCTCACCAACGATGGCACCGAGCTCGAAGGCCAGGCCGTCATAAGCGATGCCGATTGCAGCATGCGCTACGTTTCGTTGCATCCCGCCGATGCGCAAGCATATCCTTCGGCGCTGCGCGTCATCCGAGAAGCCAACTTCATCGTGCTCGGCCCAGGCTCGTTGTTCACCTCGATCATCCCCAACCTGCTCGTCCCCGGCGTCATCGACGCAATCCGCGAGGCTCATGACCGCGAGAACGATCCGGCCTGCACGCTCTTCGTGTGCTCGCTTGCCGACATGCAAGGCGAGACCTGGGGCATGAACTGCTACGACTATGTCGATGCGCTTCTTCGTCACGGCATGCGCGGCCTGCTCGACATCGCGCTCATCCATCGCAATTCCGAGACGAGCCCAATGGCGAGCGGCGTCTTTCCCGCCATCACCGATTACTCCGATGCACGCAAGTACACGAAGGGGCGCAGGGCCGGCAAGCTCGCCCATGTGGAGGCGAGCAACGAGACGGTAGGAAGGGTCATGGAGCTTGGCGTGCAACCCATGGTGCGTGATCTGGTCGATCCGGTACGTCCCACCTGGCACGACCGCGAGAAGCTTGCCAAGGCGTTTCAGGAGGTGCTGGCAGCGTGTCATTCACGTCAGAGGTGA
- the whiA gene encoding DNA-binding protein WhiA, which translates to MSFTSEVKDELSRIEPTCPRCDRAELSALIRIEGTLSISGEGPRLELATETASVARTAIRLLHSVYELATNLTVRRSILHKTHNYLITVPPQAGLTDALRDMGILGDEGFEGGIRPELVEDACCAGAYLRGAFLGGGYIADPRGAFHFELAGPSEELIAACLELMREHGIKARYIRRHNMYAIYIKGIEQIIAFLAFVGAHQGALTIENARVIKSVRNDTNRRVNAEIANQVKATKASLRQIECIRRLVGQKGIEAIPASLREVALLRIKHPDASVKELGELADPPLSKSAVYHRMRRIAAMIDEEES; encoded by the coding sequence GTGTCATTCACGTCAGAGGTGAAAGACGAGCTGTCCCGCATCGAACCTACGTGCCCGCGCTGCGATCGCGCCGAGCTCTCCGCACTCATCCGCATCGAGGGCACGCTTTCCATCAGCGGGGAGGGTCCGCGCCTCGAGCTTGCGACTGAGACGGCGAGCGTTGCCCGCACGGCGATTCGGTTGCTCCATAGCGTTTACGAGCTCGCCACCAATCTCACCGTGCGCCGCAGCATTTTGCACAAGACGCACAACTACCTCATCACCGTACCGCCGCAGGCTGGACTCACCGATGCCCTGCGCGACATGGGCATTCTCGGCGATGAGGGCTTCGAGGGCGGCATACGTCCCGAGCTTGTCGAAGACGCCTGCTGCGCCGGCGCCTACCTGCGGGGCGCTTTTCTTGGCGGCGGCTACATTGCCGATCCGCGCGGTGCCTTTCACTTCGAGCTTGCGGGGCCGTCTGAGGAGCTGATTGCGGCTTGTCTTGAGCTCATGCGCGAGCATGGCATCAAGGCACGCTACATTCGCCGTCACAACATGTACGCAATCTACATCAAGGGCATCGAGCAGATTATCGCCTTCCTCGCGTTTGTGGGGGCTCATCAAGGCGCGCTCACCATCGAGAACGCGCGTGTCATCAAGTCGGTGAGAAACGACACGAACCGTCGTGTCAACGCCGAGATCGCCAACCAGGTCAAGGCCACGAAGGCCTCGTTGCGGCAAATCGAGTGCATACGACGCCTCGTGGGCCAGAAGGGCATCGAGGCGATTCCCGCATCGTTGCGCGAGGTTGCCCTGCTGCGTATCAAGCATCCCGATGCTTCGGTCAAGGAACTTGGCGAGCTTGCTGATCCGCCGCTGTCGAAGAGCGCGGTCTATCATCGCATGCGGCGCATTGCGGCAATGATTGACGAGGAAGAGAGCTGA
- a CDS encoding glutamate-5-semialdehyde dehydrogenase, with product MGEALEKAKKARIASRELAQTSSSQRCDALNKMADALIAQTAQILEANEADMNAAREKGTPGPLLDRLMLSHERIDGIADGLRQVAAQPEVLGEVLEGSELYNGLRMIKYRVPLGVVAMIYEARPNVTADAAGLCIKTGNACILRGGSLAQRSCLTISHILAEAAASAGLPVDCIQSIEDPGREATDELMSLAGLVDVLIPRGGAGLIQHCVKNATVPVIETGTGNCHVYIHKQADPAYVEPIIMNAKTQRPGVCNACESILIDEEVAEIFLPTLLMALARAGVVIHADAPAAAIASAHGIETTAATEEDWGTEYLDMEISVKCVTGVEEAIAHINAYGTGHSESIISQDVSAVDAFQRQVDAAVVYANASTRFTDGGEFGLGAEIGISTQKLHARGPMGAAALTSVKYLVSGEGQIRG from the coding sequence ATGGGCGAGGCACTGGAAAAGGCGAAAAAGGCACGCATCGCATCGCGCGAGCTGGCACAGACGAGCTCATCGCAACGCTGCGACGCGCTCAACAAGATGGCCGATGCGCTTATTGCGCAGACGGCGCAGATTCTCGAGGCGAACGAAGCCGATATGAACGCTGCACGTGAGAAGGGTACGCCCGGTCCATTGCTTGATCGCCTCATGCTCTCACATGAACGCATCGACGGCATTGCCGACGGTTTGCGACAGGTTGCTGCACAGCCTGAGGTGCTCGGCGAAGTCCTCGAGGGAAGCGAGCTCTATAACGGACTGCGCATGATCAAGTATCGCGTGCCGCTTGGAGTCGTCGCGATGATCTACGAGGCACGCCCCAACGTCACTGCCGATGCCGCTGGCCTATGCATCAAGACGGGCAATGCCTGCATTCTGCGTGGTGGTAGCTTGGCACAGCGCTCCTGCCTTACCATCTCGCACATTCTTGCGGAGGCGGCAGCCAGTGCCGGCCTGCCCGTTGACTGCATCCAGAGCATCGAGGACCCTGGCCGCGAGGCAACCGATGAGCTCATGAGTCTCGCCGGTTTGGTCGACGTGCTCATTCCGCGTGGTGGCGCCGGCCTTATCCAGCACTGCGTGAAGAACGCGACCGTTCCCGTCATCGAGACGGGCACGGGTAATTGTCACGTCTACATTCACAAGCAGGCCGACCCCGCCTATGTCGAGCCTATCATCATGAACGCGAAGACGCAGCGCCCCGGTGTCTGCAATGCCTGCGAGAGCATCCTCATCGACGAAGAGGTCGCCGAGATCTTCCTGCCCACGTTGCTTATGGCACTTGCCCGCGCAGGCGTCGTCATCCACGCCGATGCTCCTGCCGCTGCCATTGCTTCCGCGCACGGCATCGAAACCACTGCCGCGACCGAGGAGGATTGGGGCACCGAGTACCTCGACATGGAGATCAGCGTCAAGTGCGTCACCGGTGTCGAGGAGGCGATTGCACATATCAACGCATATGGCACGGGCCACTCGGAGAGCATCATCTCTCAGGACGTGAGTGCCGTTGACGCGTTTCAGCGTCAGGTCGATGCGGCTGTTGTCTATGCCAACGCCTCGACGCGCTTTACCGACGGTGGCGAGTTCGGGCTAGGCGCCGAGATTGGCATCAGCACCCAGAAGCTTCACGCACGCGGACCCATGGGTGCGGCTGCGCTTACATCGGTCAAGTATCTCGTGAGCGGTGAGGGCCAGATTCGAGGCTAG
- a CDS encoding phosphohydrolase: MDRKPDNSTRRVLSGPRRHLPHPARLAHRERRFSNVKEDKKLLKRVTKAVDKRLSGKRLEHVHSVSECAAKLACIYGANEFDARIAGLLHDWDKLLTDDELPARLDELGIERPANIEYLYPVLHSFTGAAAVKREFPELSDDIISAIHKHTLGDFEMSDLDIIIFTADMIEPLRKTKGRPQIKRLRKMVGEASLDELYFEAYATTMVSLIERKRFIDPVALDIWNSLVERHHSIDKSRQGDPDVVL; the protein is encoded by the coding sequence ATTGACCGGAAACCAGACAATTCTACCCGGCGAGTTTTGTCTGGTCCCCGGCGGCATCTACCTCATCCCGCCCGGCTGGCACATCGAGAGAGAAGGTTTTCGAACGTGAAGGAAGACAAGAAACTACTGAAGCGCGTGACCAAGGCAGTGGACAAGCGCTTGTCGGGCAAGCGTCTCGAGCACGTTCATTCGGTTTCCGAGTGCGCTGCCAAGCTTGCATGTATATACGGAGCCAACGAATTCGATGCTCGCATCGCGGGGCTGTTGCATGATTGGGACAAGCTGCTGACCGATGACGAATTACCGGCGCGTCTTGACGAGCTGGGCATCGAACGTCCCGCAAACATCGAGTACCTGTATCCGGTCTTGCACTCTTTCACGGGCGCTGCCGCCGTCAAGCGCGAGTTCCCCGAGCTCAGCGATGATATCATCAGCGCCATTCACAAGCATACGCTGGGTGATTTCGAAATGAGCGATCTGGATATCATCATCTTCACGGCCGATATGATTGAGCCGCTTCGAAAGACGAAGGGACGCCCGCAGATCAAGCGGCTACGCAAGATGGTAGGCGAGGCATCGCTCGACGAGCTGTATTTCGAGGCCTATGCAACGACGATGGTGTCGCTCATCGAGCGCAAGCGTTTCATTGACCCGGTTGCTCTCGACATCTGGAACAGCCTGGTCGAGCGCCATCATTCCATCGACAAGTCGCGTCAGGGCGACCCCGACGTCGTCTTGTAA
- the rsfS gene encoding ribosome silencing factor has product MTEHSAFKEQALVAARAIDEKKGTDIVIQDVSDLLNVTDYFVICTAANNRRVDAIAEEVEEQLFKDFGIKPVSIEGLDESEWVLMDYGPIVVHIFQPGPRDYYRLEQLWDAAPTVDVALAGIEDPVYTERIARLLERAEGASQDTVDED; this is encoded by the coding sequence TTGACCGAGCACAGCGCATTCAAGGAGCAGGCACTCGTTGCCGCGCGCGCCATCGACGAGAAGAAGGGCACCGACATAGTCATCCAGGATGTGTCAGACCTTCTCAATGTCACCGACTATTTCGTAATCTGCACGGCAGCCAATAATCGTCGCGTCGATGCGATTGCCGAGGAAGTCGAGGAGCAGCTTTTCAAGGATTTCGGCATCAAGCCGGTGAGCATCGAGGGCCTCGACGAGAGCGAGTGGGTGCTCATGGACTACGGTCCTATCGTCGTGCATATCTTCCAGCCTGGTCCGCGTGATTACTACCGTCTTGAGCAACTTTGGGATGCGGCTCCCACCGTGGATGTCGCTCTCGCGGGCATCGAGGACCCCGTTTACACCGAGCGCATCGCGCGTCTCCTCGAGCGTGCCGAAGGCGCAAGCCAGGACACGGTGGACGAGGACTAG
- a CDS encoding nicotinic acid mononucleotide adenylyltransferase produces MGGTFDPVHNGHLVIARSAAEQLELSRVLFIPAGNPHFKQDQEVTPASQRADMVALAIADDSLFALDLCEVERGGITYTADTLEELAQRYEGARLFFIMGTDSAITLPGWKRADDVARLCTIVVAKRPGQSTERVREALGTSPVDFDVMYLDVPQIDVSSTQLREDMACGRDVSDMIPAPVGAYIARTELYRNV; encoded by the coding sequence ATGGGTGGCACCTTCGATCCGGTGCACAATGGGCATCTCGTCATCGCGCGCAGCGCTGCCGAGCAACTTGAGCTCAGCCGCGTGCTTTTCATTCCGGCGGGTAATCCTCATTTCAAGCAGGATCAAGAGGTTACGCCCGCATCGCAGCGTGCCGACATGGTCGCGCTCGCGATTGCGGATGACTCGCTCTTTGCGCTTGACCTCTGCGAAGTCGAACGCGGGGGCATCACCTATACGGCTGACACGCTCGAAGAGCTGGCACAGCGCTATGAGGGTGCGCGGCTCTTCTTCATCATGGGCACCGATTCGGCAATTACCTTGCCAGGCTGGAAGCGAGCCGATGATGTCGCGCGGCTGTGCACCATCGTCGTGGCGAAGCGCCCGGGGCAATCCACTGAGCGCGTGCGCGAGGCCCTTGGGACAAGCCCCGTCGACTTCGATGTCATGTATCTCGACGTTCCGCAGATTGACGTGTCCTCGACCCAGTTACGCGAGGACATGGCATGTGGCAGGGACGTGAGCGACATGATCCCGGCGCCCGTCGGGGCATATATCGCGCGGACGGAGCTGTACCGGAATGTCTGA